In Bacteroidota bacterium, a single genomic region encodes these proteins:
- a CDS encoding SDR family oxidoreductase: MKRVLITGAAGFLGSHLCDRFIKEGYSVVGMDNLITGDLRNIEHLFKLANFEFYHHDVSKFVHVPGDLHYILHFASPASPIDYLKIPIQTLKVGSLGTHNLLGLAKAKGARMLIASTSEVYGDPMVHPQTEDYWGNVNPIGPRGVYDEAKRFQEAITMAYHTYHKVETRIVRIFNTYGPRMRLNDGRVLPAFIGQALRGEDLTMFGDGSQTRSFCYVDDLVEGIYRLLLSDYVYPVNIGNPAEITIKEFGEEIIKLTGTSQKLISKPLPQDDPKQRKPDISKAREILGWEPKVSRAEGLKITYDYFKSLSKEELFKTEHRSFN; encoded by the coding sequence ATGAAAAGAGTATTAATTACAGGAGCAGCAGGTTTTTTAGGATCGCATTTGTGTGATCGATTTATAAAGGAAGGGTACAGTGTGGTGGGCATGGATAACTTGATAACCGGTGATTTGCGAAATATCGAGCACTTGTTTAAGCTTGCCAACTTTGAGTTCTATCATCACGATGTTTCAAAATTTGTGCATGTACCCGGTGATTTACACTATATCCTACATTTTGCATCACCGGCAAGTCCTATCGATTATTTAAAAATCCCAATTCAAACCTTAAAAGTTGGTTCACTTGGTACACACAATTTGTTGGGCTTAGCAAAAGCAAAAGGAGCGAGGATGTTAATTGCTTCCACCAGCGAAGTGTATGGAGACCCCATGGTTCATCCGCAAACGGAAGATTATTGGGGCAATGTTAACCCAATAGGTCCGCGCGGTGTATACGATGAGGCAAAACGCTTTCAAGAAGCCATTACAATGGCATATCACACCTATCATAAAGTGGAAACACGCATTGTACGTATTTTCAATACATATGGTCCACGTATGCGTTTAAACGATGGACGTGTGTTACCGGCTTTTATAGGTCAAGCCTTGCGTGGTGAAGATTTAACCATGTTTGGCGATGGCAGTCAAACCCGCTCGTTTTGTTATGTGGATGATTTGGTAGAAGGCATTTACCGATTGTTGTTAAGCGATTATGTTTATCCCGTAAACATTGGTAATCCTGCTGAAATCACCATTAAAGAATTTGGTGAAGAAATCATTAAGCTTACAGGGACTTCTCAAAAGCTGATATCCAAACCACTTCCGCAAGATGATCCAAAACAGCGTAAACCGGATATTAGCAAAGCCCGCGAAATTTTAGGATGGGAGCCAAAGGTAAGTCGGGCAGAAGGCCTGAAAATTACTTACGATTATTTTAAATCCCTATCAAAAGAAGAATTATTCAAAACAGAACACCGCAGTTTTAACTAA